TATTTTCACCACCAATATCATGTTTAGCTAAGAGATACAACAAACCATTGTGTTTAATGGGACAAAGAAAGTCCCTCAAGTTTTAACGCTTTTTATCAAAACTTTTAGGTTAATCTATTCCTGTATCTTTTGCTTAACCATCTACCATTTTATATTACGATCAATAAATTCAATTAGCTGTTTTGACATGGCCTCCTGTTCTTTTCTGTTTGGATGGTTACCTCTTTCCTTATAAGGAAAAAATACCGTATATATTTTTTTATCATGTAACTGATCAACGGCTTTTTTGATATAGCCCGGCCATTCAGAACCAGTCGTTGTAGCATCCATATTACCTAATGCACAAATTATACTAGCAGAAGGATATTTGCTTCTGACTGAACGAACAAAATTAGCGTACGACTGAATTATAAAAGTTTCTGAGGGTTTCTCTGTGCCAAATCTGCGCTTAAACTGTTCATTTTCTGGTTTGTTTACAATCCAGGAATCATTCTGAAAAAGATTAATCACTACAATATCTGGTGTGTACTTTGCAAAATCCCATTTACTTAAAGAATCCAGCGGTGCTGTACGATCGTAGGTTTCAGGCATAATTTCAGGGAACCAGCTTACTGTAATTCCTATCCCACTGCGCGCAATGATAAACGGTTTAGCATTATAATGTCTGGCTGTTATAGCCGCATAAGTATAATAGTTGTTGAAATCTTCCGGATATCCTGAGTCATTACCTCGTTCCGGCACATCTACACCGTGTCCTGCTGTAATGGAATTTCCATAGAATTCAATTTTTCTGGTACGATGGTCAGGATTCTTCAATAATTTTGTTTCCCCATAAAGCTCAAATCCATAAAATACATTTACCGATGTAGAATTTGATAGCTTATATATTTCTAATGTATGGATAC
The Flavobacterium flavigenum genome window above contains:
- a CDS encoding SGNH/GDSL hydrolase family protein, whose translation is MINLKKLHILGLFAFISYSYSQEFVKPDNARINYTGRVDVTADSTMIYWPGTTAGITFKGSGVSVKMKSLKEKAFFYAIIDKDDKKPFKFETDNTLKTINIAKDLSPGIHTLEIYKLSNSTSVNVFYGFELYGETKLLKNPDHRTRKIEFYGNSITAGHGVDVPERGNDSGYPEDFNNYYTYAAITARHYNAKPFIIARSGIGITVSWFPEIMPETYDRTAPLDSLSKWDFAKYTPDIVVINLFQNDSWIVNKPENEQFKRRFGTEKPSETFIIQSYANFVRSVRSKYPSASIICALGNMDATTTGSEWPGYIKKAVDQLHDKKIYTVFFPYKERGNHPNRKEQEAMSKQLIEFIDRNIKW